One genomic region from Leptospira inadai serovar Lyme str. 10 encodes:
- a CDS encoding DUF1577 domain-containing protein — protein sequence MNYEEKSIRNMEFILDQHQKLQVIKQHLLDQRMFVKTPPFTQEVRIIKALEGGNRLVLKVPETFNPLQGNRIAFFRMLAAYIEINCVFTERLNNGNCIFKLESLCIAKKGRNLERLPMPMEIAYVTNILCHRSIIDKTKFALPNIVFESFDKYKRILQNTNLGDVVIDIFRGGQNGKFEAVKKSQKSLFIADTSDPSCFRSECISLKDLRPNAEADILSRIREYRANGILSEIIAPILYPNDDGIPVSIGFIQMRSKSIQYTPDDLSNIESLSQEITNLILSSNSTKITNHFKIMDISTSGIRLRIDDLSISEKLSKRKELQFDIVFRGQGGIPITGVVRWTAYENSNTLYLGLEFKLESGQDLNRKRLESNLVALRKEYLKILNKRVS from the coding sequence ATGAACTACGAAGAAAAGTCCATTAGAAACATGGAATTTATTTTAGACCAACATCAAAAGTTGCAGGTAATAAAACAGCATCTTTTGGATCAGAGAATGTTCGTAAAAACTCCCCCTTTTACCCAAGAGGTCAGGATAATAAAAGCATTGGAAGGCGGGAATCGCCTGGTCTTAAAGGTGCCTGAGACATTCAACCCCCTTCAAGGAAATCGAATCGCTTTCTTCCGGATGCTGGCGGCTTACATAGAAATAAATTGCGTATTTACAGAACGGTTAAATAACGGAAATTGCATATTTAAGCTAGAAAGTTTATGTATAGCTAAAAAAGGGCGCAATCTTGAGCGCCTTCCCATGCCTATGGAAATTGCCTATGTGACCAATATCCTTTGCCATAGATCGATTATCGACAAAACTAAGTTTGCATTACCGAATATCGTATTTGAAAGCTTCGATAAGTATAAAAGAATCCTCCAAAATACAAACCTAGGCGATGTCGTGATAGACATTTTTAGGGGGGGACAAAACGGCAAATTTGAAGCGGTAAAGAAGAGTCAAAAATCTCTATTCATCGCGGATACTTCCGATCCCAGTTGTTTTCGCTCTGAATGCATTTCTCTTAAAGACCTCAGACCGAATGCCGAGGCAGATATTCTATCAAGAATTCGGGAATACAGAGCGAACGGAATTCTTTCGGAAATAATCGCCCCAATTCTATACCCGAACGATGACGGAATCCCCGTCTCGATCGGATTTATCCAAATGCGCAGCAAATCGATCCAATATACTCCCGACGACCTTTCGAATATAGAATCATTGTCTCAAGAAATTACTAATTTAATTTTAAGCTCTAATTCGACGAAAATTACCAACCATTTTAAAATAATGGATATTTCCACTTCCGGGATACGCTTAAGAATCGACGATCTATCTATCTCCGAGAAACTTTCGAAAAGAAAAGAACTGCAGTTTGATATAGTTTTTCGCGGGCAGGGAGGTATTCCGATAACCGGCGTCGTTCGATGGACCGCCTACGAAAACTCCAACACTTTATATTTGGGTCTTGAATTCAAGCTTGAAAGCGGACAGGACCTAAACAGGAAACGATTGGAATCCAACTTGGTCGCTCTTCGAAAAGAGTATTTAAAAATATTAAATAAGCGTGTTTCGTAG